CCAATGCCTTGCTCAACGATGAGGGCGTACCTGTGGTTTGCGAAACAGACATCCACGGTGCAATTACCGCTCTCTTGGTGGAAGCAGCCGGTATGGACAAGAGCCGTTCATTCTTCGCCGACTGGACCATCCGTCACCCCGACATCCCCAACGGAGAGCTCTTGCAACACTGTGGACCGTGGCCCGTATCCGTGGCAAAAGAAAAGCCTGTCCTGGGCTACCCGCTTGCGTTTGATCACCCTGGAAGCCTTACTGCAGAAGCAAAGGGAGGCAATTTGACTCTTTGCCGCTTTGACGGAGACAACGGAGAGTACTCTCTGCTGCTTGGTAACGCAAAAGGCACCTCTGGTCCCAAGGGCATGGGAACCTATCTCTGGATTGAGGTGGACAACATCAAACGCCTGGAAGAGAAAATCGTCACAGGTCCCTACATTCACCACTGTGTCGGTATTCACCAGAATATCGTTCCCATCCTCTATGAAGCTTGCAAGTACATTGGGATCAAGGCTGATTTCTACGATCCAATTGAGGAAGACGTACTGGCCTATCTCCGTGGGGAAGATGTCCCCAGCATGCAGTAAAAGAGGATGGTAATGACAATACAAGAGCTCAAACAACAAGCACTCGACATCCGAAAATCCCTGCTTTCCATGATTTACCAAGCGAAAACAGGACATACTGGCGGCGCTCTCAGCTCCACCGATGTGATCACAGCACTCTACTTTGAAGTCATGAACATCGATCCTTCCAACCCCAAGTGGGAAGGAAGGGATTACTTCATCCTCTCCAAGGGCCATAGTGTGGAAGGATACCTATCTGCACTTGCCAAGCGTGGATTCTTTGATGAGAGCCTGCTCTCCACCTTCTGCCAATATAAAAGTCCGCTTATCGGGCATCCAAACAACAAGATTCCCGGAATTGAGATGAACACCGGGGCTCTGGGTCATGGACTTTCCATCTCGGTAGGTATGGCGATCGGATTGAAGAAGGATAGCAAGCCAAACAGGGTATTCACCCTTATGGGTGATGGAGAACTTGCCGAAGGATCGGTATGGGAAGCTGCAATGGCAGCGAGCCACTACAAGCTGGACAACCTGGTTGCAATCATTGACAGAAATCACCTGCAGATATCAGGGTCAACTGAGGATGTCATGGGATTGGAACCACTTTCCCAGCGCTGGGAAAGCTTTGGTTGGGAAGTGAAGGAAATTGATGGGAACTCCATGACCGAGGTAGTGAATACGCTCAAGGCTGCACCGTTCAAGGAGAACAAACCCTCTCTGATCATAGCCCATACCACAAAAGGAAAAGGGGTCAAGGAGATGGAGGATATCCCCTCCTGGCACCATGGAGTTCCAAACCAAAACCTGTATGAGCAGGCCATGCTCGACTTTGAATCCATGGAGAAGGAGCTACAGAATGTCTGATTACCGTGCCTGCAGGGAGGCTTATACCACTGCTCTACTCGCCCTAGCCAAGGAAGACCCCTCGATCATCGTCATAAGCAGTGATGCTCGTGGATCATGTTCCTTGAATACTTTTGTAGAGACCCTGCCCGACCAATTCGTCGAGATCGGTATCGCTGAACAGAATGAAATCGGTGTGGCAGCAGGCCTCTCGGTAGTTGGCAAGAATCCATTTGTGTGTGCACCTGCCTGCTTCCTGACAGCAAGAAGTCTCGAACAACTGAAAGTTGATGTAGCCTACTCCCACCAGAATGTGAAGGTTCTGGGAGTGAGCGGAGGAGTGAGCTATGGAGCCCTCGGGTCCAGCCATCACACCCTGCATGATATCGCAACGCTACGCTGTATCCCTGACCTTACCATTATCCTCCCCAGCGATGCCGTGCAAACAGAAGAGGTTGTGAGGGCCATCGCACAAGAAAAGGGTGCTTTCTTTATCAGGATAGGAAGAGAGAAAATTCCCCAGATTTACACAGAGGAATTGGGAGTGAAACCCTTTACCTTGGGAAAAGCCAACACGCTACGAGAAGGAAAAACCGTTACCCTGGTTAGCTGCGGAGAACTTGTCTACCATACCCTTGAGGCAGCGAAACTCCTCAGTGATGAGGGTATAGAGGCCAGGGTCCTCGACATGGCTACGCTTAAACCGTTCGATGAGGAGGCGATCATCAAGGCGGCAAAGGAGACCGGTGCACTGGTAACGGTTGAGGAACATAGTATCAATGGAGGGCTGGGAGCAACAGTCAGTCAAATTGTCTGTGCCAATCATCCAGTACCGGTGAAAACCCTTGCCTTCCCAGATGAATACCTGGTTACAGGAAACAGCCTTGAACTGTTTGCCCATTATGGCCTCGATGCCAAGGGTATTGCAGCCTCCACAAAGACTTTCATTTCCCAGGTGAGTACCCTATGAGTGAACAATTCATCCTTGCATTCGACCAGAGCACATCAACTACGAAAGCCCTGCTTTTCGACCAGAAGGGAGCTTTGAAGGGACGTTCAGATGTACCCCACCGCCAGATCATCAATGACCAAGGATGGGTGGAACATGATGCTGAACAGATTATCAAGAACCTCTTCTCTGCGGCAAAGAACCTGTTGGAGACCACTGCGGTAGACCTCAGTCTTATCAAGGCTGTGGCGATCAGTAATCAACGGGAGACTGCTGTTGCATGGGACAGAAACAGTGGAAAACCTTTCTACCATGCCATAGTCTGGCAATGTGGGAGAGCAAAGGACATCTGTACGGCCCTGGAAAAAGACAAGGATGAAATTCACAGGAGAACCGGCCTGCACCTCTCCCCCTACTTCAGCGCTGCCAAGTTTGCCTGGATGCTCCAAAACGTCACGGCAGTAAGAGAGGCAGCCCAGGCAGGAAATCTGGTGCTTTCCACTATGGACAGTTATGTTCTCTATCACCTGAGCAGTGAAAAAGCAGTGCGAAGTGAATACTCCAATGCTTCTCGCACCCAGCTACTGAATATTACCGATCTTACCTGGGATGAGAAGGTGGCTTCACTCTTTGGCATCCCAACAGAAAGCCTTCCCGAACTGTGTGACTCAAACGCTCTTTTCGGACATACCGATTTAGGATGCATATTACCAGAGGAAGTTCCCATACATGCAATGCTTGGTGACTCACAAGGAGCGCTCTATGCACAAGGGTGTCATTTCAATGGCATGACCAAAGCCTCCTATGGTACAGGATCCTCCATCATGATGAACATCGGGCAAGTACCGGTGCTCTGTGAGGACCTCGTTACCAGCCTTGCTTGGGGGATTGATGGAAAGGTCACCTACGTCCTGGAAGGGAACATCAACTACAGCGGAGCAACAATCTCTTACCTGGTTGAGGACCTTGAGCTTATAGGCTCAGCAAAGGAAGCGGGAGTCCTAGCAGGGCAAGCCAAGGACATTGAAGGTCTTTACATGGTGCCAGCATTCAGTGGCTTGGGAGCACCGTACTGGGATCCTGAGGCAAGAGCGGTAATTGTTGGATTGGACAGGCGGTGCAAGAAAGCAGAACTGGTCAGGGCAGCTGAAGAATCGATCGCTTATCAAATCGCAGACATTGTCTTCTTGATGCATAAACACTCAAAGCAAGATATAACCAGCCTCCGGGTTGATGGAGGTCCTACCAACGATTCATTCCTCATGCAAGCACAGAGTGATATCATTGGCTGTGAGGTTCGCGTTGCCGCACTTGAAGAATTAAGTGGACAGGGACCAGCGCTTATCGCTGCAAAGGCAGTAGGCATCCTTCAAGAGGAGCAACTCCCAGCAAAAGCACTCTATCAACCAATGATGAGCGATACAGAGAGAGAAAAACGATATAAAGGATGGAAGAAGGCAGTCAGTAAAGCACTGTCATCCTAAAGCTCCAACAGAGTCTTCTCCCCGAAAACAGATTTCCAATCCCTGGAAAAGTCATCAACTGCCTGGCTGATGGAAGGCATCGCCAGTCCGGTTGAAAGCAACTCTGGGCGGACCGTACACACCCCGGCCCCATTGGCGTAGGCACTGGTCACCTCACTGATGTTCCTGAAACTCGCAGCGAGGACCTGGGTTGTGCTGGTATTCGTCCAAAGGAACCCAGACAGTTCCTTGATTACCCGTTTTGCATCAATATCCAGATTGAGCATCCGATCATAGAATACTGCAATATAGCGGGCTCCACTGAGCATGGCCAGAATGCCTTGCATGGTGGAGAATACGGTCGTCCCAGTGACAGCAATCCCTTCTGAGGTAAGCTGTTTGATCACCTTCAAACCACACTCGGTAACAGGAACGGCAATACAGGTTTTCTCACCAAGCTGAGAGACTAGATAATGGGCCTCCTTGATCATGATGGACTCATCACAACCCATGACCTGGATATGCAATTCCCGCTCTTCCCCGATCATCTCCCTGATACGTCTCAAGTGGGAGAGGACGGTGCCTCCTTCAATGGTGCTGAGCATGGTGGGGTTGGTGGTTACCCCTTTGATGGGGTAATGCTCCAGAGCATGTGCAATTGCCGAAAGGTCGGCGCTATCGAGTAGTAGATCCATAACTTGGTTTCTCCTCACGACAAGTGTGCCATACAAGGCCAATGAGAACAACTATCTCCCCGGTAGTTCTTGACAAAGCCTGCAGGATGCACAACCATTTTGCTATGATTGATTCCATCTTGTCAGACACCTCGTACTTTTGGGAACCTACCATGCAGTTGAAGGTCATCAAGCGTGATCCGGAAATTCCTTACCGGTTGCACAGCCATGAGTTCAATGAATTGGTATTCGTGGTAAGTGGGCGTGGGATAAATTTCACCAAGAGCGAACAGCAACCACTCCAAGAGGGATCGATTTTCTTCATCCCACCTGGTGTTGAACACGGGTATAAGGATGTGGAGAACCTGGTGCTCTACAACATCATCTATGCAAGGAACCTACTGGGAAGAAAGTTTCTCGACCTGCCATCCCTTCCAGGCTATTGCTCCATCTTCATGGAAACCCAGAAAATACCCTATCTCTTGCTCTCCCCTTCCCAAACCGCTGAACTCATTCCCTTGATCCAGATGATGGAGAAGGAAGCTGATGACCAGAGTTATGGCTCTGGGTCCAGACCTCTGGCACTCGCATATCTGATTGAGTTGATCATCTCTCTCTCCCGTATCTGGGACCAGACCCCACGAGAGACCAACCAAGGAACCCGAAGACTCTGGGAAGTCATCTCCTATATGGATCAGCATCTTGATACCAGCCTCGCAACAGAGGAGCTGGTGGAAGTGGCCAATATGAGCACAAGCACACTGAACCGGCTCTTTAAGCAGAGTACCGGTCTCTCCCCCATTGAGTTCCACATCCATAAGCGTGTTGCACACGCCTGTACCCTTATCCAGAAACGTGGACTTTCCATGTCACAGATAAGTGAGGCGTGTGGTTTCAAGGACCCGAACTACTTCAGCAGGCAATTCAGGAAGGTAATGGGCATGAGCCCGAAACAGTACCAGAGAATTTTCACCAGCCGTTTCACCTAATGCTTACTTCTTTTCAGGAACGATTTCAATCCAGTACCCATCAGGGTCAACGATGAAGTAGATTCCCATCTGCTTGTTTTCGAAAATGATGCAATCCATTGCGCGGTGTTTCTCCCGTGCACCTTCCAGGTCGTCGGTCTCGAATGCAAGATGGAATTCGTTGTCTCCAAGGTTGTAGGAATCCTTCTCCCAGTTCTTCAACCAAGTAAGCTCAAGTTGGTGCTTACTAGATCCATCTCCCAGGAAAACCAGGATGAAAGAACCATCAGAGGCTTCCTTTCTCCGCACTTCCACAAGACCTAACGCCTCTTTATAGAAAGCAAGGGATTTATCAAGATCCATGACATTGAAATTATTATGAGCGAAATGAAACTGCATTATATCCTCCATGTTTGTGGGACCGTATCCAGAAGAATGACTTCCTTGACACGATCTCCGAGCTCTTTCTGTAATTTACCGCATACTGAATAATCTTCCCACATATGCATGGGAACAAGCGTGTCTACCGATACTGTCTGAACCAAATCTTTTGCCCCTAGGCTGTAATAAGTACCTAAGCGTGGATCGACGGGTACGAAAGCAAGATCCAGATGAGAAGGAAGAAGAGCCAACTCCTTATGGTAGTTATCGGCCATCTCCTCATTGTACTGCTTACTCTCCCCTTCCCAGTGCCAATGGTTCAGGTCACCGGCAAAATAGAGGGTTTTTCCCTCAACCTCCACAACAAAGGCCACCCCTTCATCAGTACTCTTGAGTGTCTTGACTACAAGGCCTTCCACGATGTCCTCTTCATACGGGCCCATCGGGTTGATGGTACAGGAAAAGGGGATATCTGTTGGAGGAATATCGGAGGAGAGGAAGAAAACGGTAGGCCCCTTCCGGTCTGCGAGCGAAAAGATGGACGAGTCATAGTGGTCGGCATGCCGATGACTGGCAAATACCATCAACGGCTTGGTGACAGAAGGAAGGCTCACTGCACCTTTGGTGTAATCAAAAAGCAGGAGATACGCATCCGTTTCCACTAAGAAGGCACTATGCCCAAGGAATGTACAATTCATAGTATAACCATGGACCAATTGCAAGTTGCTGTCAAGTTGGTTAATACACGCGAATCGATACACCATCCATAATGGAGGAGCATTGCTGCTCCCCCCGTTAGTTATTGGATTTTAAGAGACT
The sequence above is drawn from the uncultured Sphaerochaeta sp. genome and encodes:
- a CDS encoding transketolase C-terminal domain-containing protein, whose translation is MSDYRACREAYTTALLALAKEDPSIIVISSDARGSCSLNTFVETLPDQFVEIGIAEQNEIGVAAGLSVVGKNPFVCAPACFLTARSLEQLKVDVAYSHQNVKVLGVSGGVSYGALGSSHHTLHDIATLRCIPDLTIILPSDAVQTEEVVRAIAQEKGAFFIRIGREKIPQIYTEELGVKPFTLGKANTLREGKTVTLVSCGELVYHTLEAAKLLSDEGIEARVLDMATLKPFDEEAIIKAAKETGALVTVEEHSINGGLGATVSQIVCANHPVPVKTLAFPDEYLVTGNSLELFAHYGLDAKGIAASTKTFISQVSTL
- a CDS encoding fructose-6-phosphate aldolase yields the protein MDLLLDSADLSAIAHALEHYPIKGVTTNPTMLSTIEGGTVLSHLRRIREMIGEERELHIQVMGCDESIMIKEAHYLVSQLGEKTCIAVPVTECGLKVIKQLTSEGIAVTGTTVFSTMQGILAMLSGARYIAVFYDRMLNLDIDAKRVIKELSGFLWTNTSTTQVLAASFRNISEVTSAYANGAGVCTVRPELLSTGLAMPSISQAVDDFSRDWKSVFGEKTLLEL
- a CDS encoding VOC family protein, whose translation is MQFHFAHNNFNVMDLDKSLAFYKEALGLVEVRRKEASDGSFILVFLGDGSSKHQLELTWLKNWEKDSYNLGDNEFHLAFETDDLEGAREKHRAMDCIIFENKQMGIYFIVDPDGYWIEIVPEKK
- a CDS encoding AraC family transcriptional regulator, whose translation is MRTTISPVVLDKACRMHNHFAMIDSILSDTSYFWEPTMQLKVIKRDPEIPYRLHSHEFNELVFVVSGRGINFTKSEQQPLQEGSIFFIPPGVEHGYKDVENLVLYNIIYARNLLGRKFLDLPSLPGYCSIFMETQKIPYLLLSPSQTAELIPLIQMMEKEADDQSYGSGSRPLALAYLIELIISLSRIWDQTPRETNQGTRRLWEVISYMDQHLDTSLATEELVEVANMSTSTLNRLFKQSTGLSPIEFHIHKRVAHACTLIQKRGLSMSQISEACGFKDPNYFSRQFRKVMGMSPKQYQRIFTSRFT
- a CDS encoding transketolase; translated protein: MTIQELKQQALDIRKSLLSMIYQAKTGHTGGALSSTDVITALYFEVMNIDPSNPKWEGRDYFILSKGHSVEGYLSALAKRGFFDESLLSTFCQYKSPLIGHPNNKIPGIEMNTGALGHGLSISVGMAIGLKKDSKPNRVFTLMGDGELAEGSVWEAAMAASHYKLDNLVAIIDRNHLQISGSTEDVMGLEPLSQRWESFGWEVKEIDGNSMTEVVNTLKAAPFKENKPSLIIAHTTKGKGVKEMEDIPSWHHGVPNQNLYEQAMLDFESMEKELQNV
- a CDS encoding MBL fold metallo-hydrolase — its product is MNCTFLGHSAFLVETDAYLLLFDYTKGAVSLPSVTKPLMVFASHRHADHYDSSIFSLADRKGPTVFFLSSDIPPTDIPFSCTINPMGPYEEDIVEGLVVKTLKSTDEGVAFVVEVEGKTLYFAGDLNHWHWEGESKQYNEEMADNYHKELALLPSHLDLAFVPVDPRLGTYYSLGAKDLVQTVSVDTLVPMHMWEDYSVCGKLQKELGDRVKEVILLDTVPQTWRI
- the glpK gene encoding glycerol kinase GlpK, with the translated sequence MSEQFILAFDQSTSTTKALLFDQKGALKGRSDVPHRQIINDQGWVEHDAEQIIKNLFSAAKNLLETTAVDLSLIKAVAISNQRETAVAWDRNSGKPFYHAIVWQCGRAKDICTALEKDKDEIHRRTGLHLSPYFSAAKFAWMLQNVTAVREAAQAGNLVLSTMDSYVLYHLSSEKAVRSEYSNASRTQLLNITDLTWDEKVASLFGIPTESLPELCDSNALFGHTDLGCILPEEVPIHAMLGDSQGALYAQGCHFNGMTKASYGTGSSIMMNIGQVPVLCEDLVTSLAWGIDGKVTYVLEGNINYSGATISYLVEDLELIGSAKEAGVLAGQAKDIEGLYMVPAFSGLGAPYWDPEARAVIVGLDRRCKKAELVRAAEESIAYQIADIVFLMHKHSKQDITSLRVDGGPTNDSFLMQAQSDIIGCEVRVAALEELSGQGPALIAAKAVGILQEEQLPAKALYQPMMSDTEREKRYKGWKKAVSKALSS